The Synechocystis sp. PCC 7509 genome includes a window with the following:
- a CDS encoding carboxymuconolactone decarboxylase family protein, whose translation MTYKNAVLDDHELQEALKQINPKFGDFVTRVAGEAWGLPLIDQKTKALIAIAVDVVIQDQIGTGSPFAAHVDMATKQGATRAEIEELLLFMCVYAGFNKVAGCFSSLNEILDNQ comes from the coding sequence ATGACTTATAAAAATGCAGTTTTAGACGACCACGAACTCCAAGAGGCGTTAAAACAAATTAACCCCAAGTTTGGCGATTTTGTGACTAGAGTTGCTGGAGAAGCGTGGGGATTGCCGCTAATTGACCAAAAAACTAAAGCCTTAATTGCGATCGCGGTTGATGTAGTAATTCAAGACCAAATCGGTACAGGTAGCCCCTTTGCGGCTCATGTAGACATGGCAACTAAGCAAGGAGCAACCCGCGCCGAAATTGAAGAATTACTGTTATTTATGTGCGTTTATGCAGGTTTCAACAAAGTTGCTGGCTGTTTTAGTAGCCTCAACGAAATTTTAGATAACCAATAA
- a CDS encoding AGE family epimerase/isomerase: protein MSNIEFTFSDAIAGYVTSFNRTEKSFGIKTSDGKEFQAYLTPTVYARITHNLEEPYNDCTGRLAELLIPGQHVFAYGIFYPQGGEHKFEVKSLVFPGDAPENYRHEEPDWWVKQIHSIADSYLKWQFNYPNQEIDYSNYRTYLNLAGEKKQDDYLQETDTISRLVYGFATAYMMTGEDRFLEAAEKGTEYLRDHMRFYDQDEDIVYWYHGIQVKGDRELKLLSSEHGDAFSEDRESIPMYEQVYALAGPVQTYRITGDPQILSDTQKTVKLFKNFYRDPVQGGYFSSIDPLTLDPRSETLGVNRARKNWNSVGDHAPAYLINLYLATGEAEYAEMLEDTFDTIAKYFPDFENSPFVQERFHEDWSHDSTWVGQQNRAVVGHNLKIAWNLMRMHSLKPKEEYKSLATKIAVLMPDLASDRQRGGWYDVLERKLEPGEEHYRFVYHDRKAWWQQEQAILAYMILQGVLKYPESLRHSREVTAFYNAYFLDHDDGGVYFNVQANGIPFLTGTERFKGSHSMSGYHSTELCFLAAVYTNLLTNKQPMDFFFKPQPGGFKDNILRVQPDILPPGSVKIAKCEINGEPYTDFDAEALTVKLPQTTERVTVKVQIAPV, encoded by the coding sequence ATGAGTAATATTGAGTTTACATTTTCAGATGCGATCGCCGGGTACGTTACCTCTTTTAACCGGACAGAAAAAAGCTTTGGGATTAAAACCTCTGATGGCAAAGAGTTTCAAGCTTACCTAACCCCAACAGTTTACGCTCGAATTACCCACAATTTAGAAGAGCCTTACAACGATTGTACGGGGCGGTTGGCAGAACTACTAATTCCCGGTCAACACGTTTTTGCCTATGGAATCTTTTACCCCCAAGGTGGCGAACATAAGTTTGAAGTTAAATCGCTAGTTTTCCCTGGAGATGCACCCGAAAACTATCGCCATGAAGAACCCGACTGGTGGGTGAAGCAAATTCACTCCATTGCTGACTCCTATCTCAAATGGCAATTTAACTATCCAAACCAAGAAATTGATTACAGTAATTACCGGACTTACCTCAATTTAGCTGGGGAAAAAAAGCAAGATGACTATCTGCAAGAAACCGATACGATTTCTCGCTTAGTTTATGGTTTTGCTACTGCTTACATGATGACTGGGGAAGACCGATTTTTGGAAGCGGCGGAAAAAGGAACAGAATACCTGCGCGACCATATGCGGTTTTATGACCAAGATGAAGATATTGTTTACTGGTATCACGGCATTCAAGTTAAAGGCGATCGCGAATTAAAGTTATTATCTTCTGAACATGGCGATGCTTTTAGCGAAGACCGCGAATCGATCCCCATGTACGAGCAAGTTTACGCTCTAGCAGGGCCAGTACAGACTTATCGAATTACCGGAGATCCCCAGATTCTCAGCGATACCCAAAAAACTGTCAAACTGTTTAAAAACTTCTACCGCGACCCCGTACAAGGCGGCTATTTTTCCAGTATTGATCCCTTAACTTTAGACCCCCGTAGCGAGACATTGGGAGTCAATCGCGCCCGTAAAAACTGGAACTCCGTAGGAGATCATGCTCCGGCTTATTTGATCAATTTGTACTTAGCAACAGGTGAAGCCGAGTACGCAGAGATGTTAGAAGACACCTTCGATACTATTGCTAAATACTTCCCTGACTTTGAAAATAGTCCCTTTGTACAAGAGCGCTTTCACGAAGACTGGTCGCATGATAGTACCTGGGTAGGACAGCAAAACCGGGCGGTGGTTGGTCACAACCTGAAAATTGCTTGGAACTTGATGCGGATGCACTCGTTGAAACCTAAAGAGGAATACAAATCTTTAGCAACCAAAATAGCCGTACTAATGCCAGACCTTGCCAGCGATCGCCAACGGGGAGGTTGGTATGATGTATTGGAGCGCAAATTAGAGCCTGGGGAAGAACATTATCGCTTTGTCTACCACGATCGCAAAGCTTGGTGGCAGCAAGAGCAAGCTATCCTAGCCTATATGATTTTGCAAGGCGTTCTCAAATATCCCGAATCTCTGCGCCATAGTCGGGAAGTTACAGCTTTCTACAATGCCTATTTCTTAGACCATGACGACGGCGGGGTTTATTTCAACGTCCAAGCTAACGGCATTCCTTTTCTCACAGGTACAGAGCGTTTTAAGGGTAGCCACTCTATGAGCGGTTATCACTCCACCGAACTATGCTTTTTAGCGGCGGTTTACACCAATTTGCTAACGAATAAGCAGCCGATGGACTTCTTCTTTAAGCCGCAACCGGGAGGGTTTAAAGATAATATTTTGCGCGTTCAACCCGATATTTTGCCCCCTGGTAGCGTCAAAATTGCCAAGTGCGAAATCAACGGCGAACCTTACACCGATTTTGATGCGGAAGCGCTGACGGTAAAATTGCCCCAAACAACCGAAAGAGTCACCGTTAAAGTTCAAATTGCCCCAGTTTAG
- a CDS encoding DJ-1/PfpI family protein, with amino-acid sequence MSIKGKIGVLIEEHFDQTEYREFNKYFPSQGYEVEYISHLWGNPQLTFGANPDNGEVEDHVTVTTEVNEVNPEDYKGIIAIGAYAMDRLRYQVTVKKGQKNQAPAVVFLRKAMQTKGLKVGTICHGLWLFCADSDLIKGRKVTCAHNIICDVENAGSEVVYENDGTAELVIDGDLITAKHPGVVDMFLQSFVGEIEKQSQQTLVNIAG; translated from the coding sequence ATGTCCATTAAAGGTAAAATTGGTGTTTTGATTGAAGAACATTTCGATCAAACTGAATACCGCGAATTTAATAAATACTTTCCATCCCAAGGCTATGAAGTTGAATATATTTCGCATTTGTGGGGAAATCCTCAATTAACTTTTGGTGCTAATCCAGATAATGGCGAAGTTGAAGATCATGTAACTGTAACTACTGAAGTTAACGAAGTTAATCCAGAAGATTACAAAGGCATCATTGCAATTGGCGCTTATGCAATGGATCGTTTGAGATATCAAGTAACGGTTAAAAAAGGTCAAAAAAACCAAGCTCCAGCCGTTGTTTTTCTCCGCAAAGCTATGCAGACAAAAGGCTTAAAAGTAGGGACTATTTGTCATGGGTTATGGCTATTTTGTGCAGACTCTGACTTAATAAAAGGTCGTAAAGTTACTTGCGCTCACAATATTATTTGTGATGTCGAAAACGCCGGGAGTGAGGTTGTTTATGAGAATGATGGCACGGCAGAATTAGTAATTGACGGTGATTTAATCACTGCCAAACATCCGGGAGTTGTTGATATGTTTCTCCAATCATTTGTAGGAGAAATTGAAAAGCAATCCCAACAAACTTTAGTGAATATTGCTGGATAA
- a CDS encoding NADAR family protein: MTIYFYKVNEPYGCFSNFSPHSIELQGETWQTVEHYYQAQKFIGSLDEKLASIIKAASTPEQAAALGRDCSRQLRSNWQQVKTQVMRLAVLQKFLTHQDIQAILLSTANLIIVENSPNDYYWGCGEAKTGDNHLGKILMSVREEIKSKL, translated from the coding sequence ATGACCATTTACTTTTATAAGGTGAATGAACCCTACGGGTGCTTTTCCAACTTTTCCCCCCATAGTATTGAGCTACAGGGCGAGACTTGGCAAACCGTCGAGCATTATTATCAGGCGCAAAAGTTTATCGGCTCCCTAGACGAAAAACTCGCATCCATAATTAAAGCCGCCTCTACCCCAGAACAAGCCGCCGCCTTGGGGCGCGACTGTAGCCGTCAACTGCGCTCAAATTGGCAACAAGTCAAAACTCAAGTGATGCGACTTGCGGTATTGCAAAAGTTTTTGACTCATCAAGATATTCAAGCCATTTTGTTATCTACTGCCAACTTGATAATAGTAGAAAATTCACCGAATGACTATTATTGGGGTTGTGGAGAAGCCAAAACTGGCGATAACCATTTAGGCAAAATATTGATGAGCGTCCGGGAAGAAATTAAAAGTAAACTTTAA
- a CDS encoding cysteine synthase A, translating into MDIKNGFIDTVGNTPLIRLNRFSAETGCEILGKAEFLNPGGSVKDRAALYMIQEAEEKGLLKPGGTVVEGTAGNTGIGLAHICNAKGYKCLIVIPDTQSQEKIEALKTLGAEVRTVPAVPYKDPNNYVRLSGRIASEMENAIWANQFDNLANRRSHYETTGKEIWEQTDGKVDIWVAATGTGGTLAGVSMYLKEKNPAIKTVLADPMGSGLYSYVKTGEPHAEGSSITEGIGNSRITANLINALIDDAIQIDDAEAVRVVYRLLQEEGLFLGGSTGINVAAAVQLAKQLGDGHTIVTILCDSGTRYQSRLFNRDWLAQKGLLPD; encoded by the coding sequence ATGGATATCAAAAATGGATTCATAGATACTGTAGGCAATACGCCATTAATTCGCTTAAATCGCTTCAGCGCTGAAACTGGCTGCGAAATTCTTGGTAAAGCCGAATTTTTGAATCCCGGCGGTTCTGTTAAAGACCGGGCGGCATTGTATATGATTCAAGAGGCGGAAGAAAAAGGCTTACTCAAACCCGGTGGTACGGTAGTGGAGGGAACCGCCGGAAATACAGGTATTGGACTTGCCCATATTTGCAACGCCAAGGGCTATAAATGCCTGATTGTAATTCCCGATACTCAGTCCCAAGAAAAAATTGAGGCATTAAAAACTCTAGGTGCTGAAGTACGAACCGTTCCCGCCGTACCCTACAAAGACCCTAACAACTACGTCCGACTTTCCGGTAGAATTGCCTCCGAAATGGAAAATGCTATTTGGGCAAATCAGTTTGATAATTTGGCAAATAGGCGATCGCATTACGAAACTACAGGTAAAGAAATTTGGGAACAAACCGACGGAAAAGTTGATATTTGGGTAGCAGCGACGGGAACTGGTGGGACGCTGGCGGGCGTTTCCATGTACCTTAAAGAAAAAAATCCAGCAATTAAAACCGTTTTAGCCGATCCTATGGGTAGCGGGCTGTATAGCTATGTCAAAACGGGCGAACCCCACGCCGAAGGTAGCTCTATTACCGAAGGTATTGGCAATAGTCGCATCACTGCTAATTTAATCAATGCTCTCATAGATGATGCAATTCAAATAGACGATGCTGAAGCCGTCCGCGTTGTTTACCGATTACTACAAGAAGAAGGGCTATTTCTGGGCGGCTCTACAGGGATCAATGTTGCCGCCGCCGTCCAATTAGCAAAACAGCTAGGAGATGGACATACAATCGTGACAATTTTGTGCGATAGCGGTACTCGCTACCAGTCGCGGTTGTTTAACCGAGATTGGTTAGCCCAAAAAGGACTTTTGCCCGATTAA
- a CDS encoding cobalt-precorrin-6A reductase, which yields MPLIDYTRRLWLIGGTTESAAIAAELSYHSHISCVVSVTTVWAQNLYPPSPNLQVWVGRLDSQQLEAFLCQQKITAVLDASHPYATEISQRAISITQKLQIPYLRYERPAIDDASVINVDSFNTLLSGDYLHSHRVLLTVGYRTLPLFQSWQEKSTLFARILPSAIALETALNSGFPNSRLICLRPPISLELERSLWQQWQISLVVSKASGAAGGEAVKRLVAQQLNIPLIVVARPVISYPQQTSDLATALEFIQIHC from the coding sequence TTGCCATTAATAGATTATACCCGCCGTCTATGGCTAATTGGCGGTACGACTGAAAGTGCCGCCATTGCCGCAGAACTTTCTTATCACAGTCATATTTCTTGTGTAGTTTCTGTAACTACGGTTTGGGCGCAAAATCTTTATCCCCCTAGTCCTAATCTCCAAGTCTGGGTAGGACGTTTAGATTCTCAACAGTTAGAGGCGTTTCTTTGCCAACAAAAAATCACGGCGGTTTTAGATGCGTCTCACCCTTATGCTACAGAAATTTCCCAAAGGGCGATTTCTATTACTCAAAAGCTACAAATTCCCTATCTACGTTACGAAAGACCTGCTATAGATGACGCTTCAGTAATAAATGTAGATAGTTTTAATACGCTACTATCGGGTGATTATTTGCACTCTCATCGCGTGCTATTAACTGTCGGCTATCGCACATTACCGCTATTTCAATCTTGGCAAGAAAAATCTACTTTATTTGCGCGAATTTTACCTAGTGCGATCGCACTAGAAACTGCTTTAAATTCTGGCTTCCCTAATAGTCGCCTCATCTGTTTGCGTCCCCCTATTTCCCTGGAATTAGAGCGCAGTCTGTGGCAGCAATGGCAGATTTCTTTAGTGGTTTCTAAAGCTTCTGGAGCGGCGGGTGGTGAAGCTGTCAAGCGCCTTGTAGCCCAACAATTAAATATTCCATTAATTGTAGTTGCTAGACCTGTGATTTCTTATCCTCAGCAAACTAGCGACTTGGCAACCGCGTTAGAGTTTATCCAAATTCATTGTTAA
- a CDS encoding sugar phosphate nucleotidyltransferase: protein MRAVLMAGGSGTRLRPLTCDFPKPMVPILNRPIAEHIINLLKRHQINEVIATLYYLPDVFRDYFGDGSDFGVQMTYAVEEDQPLGTAGCVKNIADFLDRTFLVISGDSITDFDLTAAIEFHKRKKSKATLILTRVPNPIEFGVVITDEDYRIRRFLEKPSTSEIFSDTVNTGTYILEPSVLDYLPTNQECDFSKDLFPRLLESDEPMYGYIAQGYWCDVGHLEAYRESQYDGLQRKVKLDYAYEEQSPNLWVGQNTFIDPSAKISTPCLIGDNCRIGARVQIEAGTVIGDNVTISADANLKRPIIWNGATIGEEVNLRACVIARGTRVDRRAQVLEGAVVGSLSTVGEEALISPGVRVWPSKQIESGATLNINLIWGHTAQRNLFGQRGVQGLANIDITPEFAVKLGAAYGSTLKPGSQVTVSRDQRSMSRMVTRSLIAGLMSVGVNIQNLDATALPMARTVVSKLSVAGGIHVRLHPDRPDSILIEFIDRKGINISKSKEKKIEGSYFKEDLRRVQIHEIGNVTYPIQMIDTYCTAFEKNLNVEAIRHSNSKVIIDYTYSVSGAILPQLLAKFGCDAVVLNASLKPSAVSPVEKEQLLTQLGQVVEVLKASFGVQVSANGEQLILVDESGMPIRGELLTALMVNTILTAHPRGTVVVPIHASSAVEQIARRHDGKVTVLPSFW, encoded by the coding sequence ATGCGTGCAGTATTGATGGCTGGAGGATCGGGGACGCGGCTAAGACCGTTGACTTGTGACTTTCCTAAACCGATGGTGCCGATTTTGAATCGCCCAATTGCCGAACATATTATTAATCTCCTCAAACGACATCAAATTAACGAAGTAATTGCGACGCTGTATTATTTACCTGATGTATTTCGAGATTACTTTGGCGATGGTAGCGATTTTGGCGTACAGATGACTTACGCCGTTGAAGAAGATCAACCATTGGGGACGGCGGGTTGCGTAAAAAACATTGCTGATTTTTTAGATCGAACTTTTTTAGTAATTAGCGGTGATAGCATTACAGATTTTGACCTTACCGCCGCGATTGAATTTCACAAACGCAAAAAATCAAAAGCAACCTTAATATTAACTCGCGTCCCCAATCCAATTGAGTTTGGGGTAGTAATTACCGATGAAGACTACCGGATTCGCCGTTTTTTAGAAAAACCTTCTACAAGCGAAATTTTTTCGGACACTGTTAATACTGGCACTTACATATTAGAACCGTCAGTCTTGGATTATTTACCGACAAATCAAGAGTGTGACTTTTCTAAAGATTTATTTCCCCGGCTATTAGAAAGCGATGAGCCAATGTACGGATATATTGCTCAAGGCTACTGGTGCGATGTCGGACACCTAGAAGCTTACAGAGAGAGTCAGTATGACGGCTTGCAGCGAAAAGTAAAACTTGATTATGCTTACGAGGAGCAATCCCCGAATCTCTGGGTTGGGCAAAATACTTTTATCGATCCTAGTGCAAAAATTTCCACTCCCTGTTTGATTGGTGATAACTGCCGAATTGGAGCTAGAGTCCAAATTGAAGCTGGAACAGTAATTGGCGATAATGTCACAATTAGCGCTGATGCTAATCTTAAGCGTCCGATTATTTGGAATGGGGCAACCATTGGAGAAGAAGTTAACTTACGAGCTTGTGTCATCGCTCGTGGTACGCGCGTAGACCGCCGCGCTCAGGTGTTGGAGGGTGCTGTAGTTGGTTCGTTGTCTACGGTGGGAGAAGAAGCTTTAATTAGCCCTGGAGTGCGTGTTTGGCCCAGCAAACAAATAGAATCGGGGGCAACTTTAAATATTAATTTAATTTGGGGTCACACCGCCCAGCGTAATTTATTCGGTCAGCGTGGGGTACAGGGACTGGCAAATATTGATATTACGCCAGAATTTGCGGTCAAGTTAGGTGCAGCTTACGGTTCGACCTTAAAGCCTGGTAGCCAAGTTACCGTATCGCGCGACCAGCGTAGTATGTCTCGGATGGTAACGCGAAGTCTGATTGCGGGTTTAATGTCTGTGGGCGTGAATATCCAAAACTTAGATGCGACGGCTTTACCAATGGCGCGAACGGTAGTCTCTAAGCTTTCGGTAGCTGGAGGTATTCACGTGCGCTTGCATCCCGATCGCCCAGATTCGATCTTAATTGAATTTATCGATCGCAAGGGCATTAATATTTCTAAATCCAAAGAAAAGAAAATTGAAGGCTCTTACTTCAAAGAAGACTTGCGGCGGGTACAAATTCATGAAATTGGTAATGTAACTTATCCAATTCAGATGATTGACACTTACTGCACGGCTTTCGAGAAAAATTTGAATGTGGAAGCAATTCGTCACAGTAACTCAAAGGTAATTATTGACTATACTTACTCTGTTTCTGGGGCAATATTACCGCAACTACTAGCTAAATTTGGCTGCGATGCGGTAGTGCTAAATGCCAGTCTCAAACCTTCGGCGGTTTCTCCAGTAGAAAAGGAGCAATTACTGACTCAATTAGGTCAGGTGGTAGAAGTCTTAAAAGCTAGTTTTGGGGTGCAAGTGTCGGCAAATGGCGAACAATTAATTTTGGTGGACGAGTCGGGGATGCCAATCAGGGGTGAATTGCTCACAGCGCTAATGGTAAATACAATTTTGACGGCTCATCCTAGAGGCACTGTAGTAGTACCGATTCATGCTTCTAGCGCCGTAGAGCAAATTGCTCGTCGTCATGATGGTAAAGTTACGGTTCTTCCGAGCTTTTGGTGA
- a CDS encoding ISL3 family transposase yields MQFFQYLLPDCNLLRLEDCEIDTDNYLITLNVSSTQISAQCPLCATSTQRIHSRYKRTLADIPCVSFSLTLALQVCKFFCDNCACVRRIFTERIGGVAAPWARKTVRLVHWLQSIGLALGGAAGTRLAHQLGIQACGSTLLNHLKQLPLPQLEVTKLLGVDDFAFRKGRQYGTILVDLEQHQPIALLADRKAETLAQWLLHHPGVEVVSRDRSKVYRSGINQGAPDALQVADRFHLVQNLVETLEKVFSSYSAELKAIEQRQRPNVTAPKPAIVKAKPTATVTAQAQTQTAYERRVEQQQQVKKLHQQQWSQIAIAQALGVSVRTIHRYLTRPNLPATLPRRKSFGRSVLDSHKQLLLEWWNGGIRQPKLLVSLLQQQGYSGSERTVTRYISQLRQAQGLLAKPGHSAQSLTKVIDEQSPPLTARRASYLVVKRQENRACEDIELLGQLVAQHPDLAMAVELAEEFLRLLRQRQGEAFAAWLTKALKSSLQPFQSLASGLFDDFAAVKASMMLSVSNGPVEGLNNRLKMLKRQMYGRAGLALLSKRFILSQ; encoded by the coding sequence GTGCAATTCTTCCAATACCTACTTCCTGATTGCAACCTGCTCCGTTTAGAAGACTGTGAAATCGACACGGATAACTATCTGATTACTTTGAACGTATCCTCAACCCAGATATCAGCCCAATGCCCACTCTGCGCTACGTCAACGCAGCGCATCCATAGCCGTTATAAACGAACACTAGCAGACATTCCTTGTGTGAGCTTCAGTTTGACCTTAGCACTCCAAGTCTGTAAGTTCTTTTGCGATAATTGCGCTTGTGTCCGTCGTATTTTCACCGAGCGGATTGGGGGAGTCGCTGCTCCTTGGGCAAGAAAGACCGTTCGCTTGGTGCATTGGTTGCAGAGCATTGGTTTAGCTTTAGGAGGTGCCGCCGGGACACGTCTGGCGCACCAACTGGGCATTCAAGCTTGTGGAAGTACCCTGTTGAACCACCTCAAACAGTTACCCTTACCACAATTGGAGGTGACAAAACTGCTGGGGGTGGATGATTTTGCTTTTCGTAAGGGACGGCAATATGGCACTATCTTGGTGGATCTAGAGCAGCATCAACCGATAGCTCTACTGGCAGATCGCAAAGCCGAAACGTTGGCACAGTGGTTATTGCACCATCCTGGGGTGGAAGTTGTGTCGCGCGACCGTTCTAAGGTCTATCGAAGTGGGATAAACCAAGGCGCACCGGATGCTTTGCAAGTGGCTGACCGATTTCATCTAGTGCAAAACTTAGTTGAAACCTTGGAAAAAGTATTTAGCAGCTATAGTGCTGAACTCAAAGCCATTGAGCAACGGCAGCGCCCCAATGTCACTGCACCGAAGCCAGCGATTGTCAAGGCTAAACCAACGGCAACCGTAACGGCTCAAGCCCAGACCCAGACTGCTTATGAGCGAAGGGTGGAGCAACAGCAGCAGGTAAAGAAACTCCACCAGCAACAATGGTCTCAAATCGCTATTGCCCAAGCCCTTGGGGTTAGTGTTCGGACGATACATCGTTACCTGACGCGGCCAAACTTACCAGCAACACTGCCTCGGCGCAAATCCTTTGGCAGAAGTGTACTTGACTCTCACAAGCAGCTTCTTTTAGAGTGGTGGAATGGGGGCATCCGGCAGCCTAAACTGCTGGTGAGCTTGCTGCAACAGCAGGGATACAGTGGCAGCGAGCGGACTGTGACTCGCTACATTAGTCAACTGCGTCAGGCTCAGGGGCTGCTTGCAAAACCTGGGCATTCTGCTCAAAGCCTAACCAAAGTGATTGACGAGCAGTCTCCGCCTTTGACGGCTCGTCGAGCCAGCTATTTAGTTGTGAAGCGCCAGGAGAATCGAGCGTGCGAAGACATCGAACTGTTGGGGCAGCTAGTAGCACAGCACCCAGACTTAGCAATGGCAGTAGAGTTAGCAGAGGAGTTTTTACGACTGCTACGCCAGCGACAAGGTGAGGCGTTTGCAGCTTGGTTGACTAAGGCTCTCAAAAGTTCATTGCAGCCCTTTCAATCACTTGCATCAGGTCTTTTTGATGACTTTGCAGCTGTTAAGGCAAGCATGATGTTAAGCGTGAGTAATGGTCCAGTGGAAGGATTGAATAATCGATTAAAGATGTTGAAACGACAGATGTATGGACGCGCTGGATTAGCATTACTCAGCAAACGCTTTATTCTGTCTCAGTAA
- a CDS encoding single-stranded DNA-binding protein, with protein sequence MNSCILMAQIVQEPQLRFTSDQMAIAEMLVEFTERGANAPSQLKVVGWGNLAQEIQKSYHQGDRVIIEGRLTMNSVQQDGYKEKRAELTVQKIYPLGAGTNLESSVSSGDQSDNYEMRSPVSVSSYNQSPQSDPEGEQSDHSSDRFTRPEPPAPLPDYSADNDDIPF encoded by the coding sequence ATGAATAGTTGCATTTTAATGGCTCAAATTGTTCAAGAACCGCAGTTGCGCTTTACCTCTGACCAAATGGCGATCGCCGAAATGTTGGTAGAATTTACTGAGCGCGGCGCAAACGCTCCATCCCAGCTAAAAGTAGTCGGTTGGGGAAATTTGGCTCAAGAGATTCAAAAGTCTTACCATCAAGGCGATCGCGTAATTATCGAAGGACGTTTGACCATGAATAGCGTTCAACAAGATGGTTACAAAGAAAAAAGAGCCGAATTAACGGTACAAAAGATTTATCCTTTGGGTGCGGGAACAAATCTTGAATCCTCCGTAAGTAGCGGCGACCAATCAGATAATTATGAAATGCGATCGCCGGTGAGTGTAAGTAGCTACAACCAAAGCCCTCAAAGCGATCCCGAAGGCGAGCAAAGCGATCATAGTAGTGACAGGTTTACTCGCCCCGAACCTCCAGCGCCGTTACCGGACTACAGTGCGGACAACGACGATATTCCGTTTTAA